A region of Malaciobacter marinus DNA encodes the following proteins:
- a CDS encoding energy-coupling factor ABC transporter ATP-binding protein: MSCSITLKQISYKNSSNRLFENVNLNVGHEEKVAIVGANGVGKSTLIRIIAGLEHSYEGVLELFHNKIDSKKEYKKFRSDVGYLPQDVNDYFLCPVVIEDVMFNLRARGVDKEKAYCEALKILESLEISHLKDRTIFELSGGEQKIVAIASILSTEPKILLLDEPTNALDVNAEKRIVDILNGIKKSMIIVSHHKTFIDKLAPTVYTLNSTGLELN, translated from the coding sequence ATGAGTTGTTCTATAACATTAAAACAAATATCATATAAAAATAGTTCAAATAGACTTTTTGAAAATGTAAATTTAAATGTTGGACATGAAGAAAAAGTTGCAATTGTTGGTGCAAATGGAGTTGGTAAAAGTACATTAATAAGAATAATTGCTGGACTTGAACATTCATACGAAGGAGTTTTAGAACTTTTTCATAATAAAATAGATTCAAAAAAAGAGTATAAAAAATTTAGAAGCGATGTGGGTTATTTGCCTCAAGATGTAAATGATTATTTTTTGTGTCCTGTTGTGATTGAAGATGTTATGTTTAATTTAAGAGCTAGAGGTGTAGATAAAGAAAAAGCTTATTGTGAAGCTTTGAAAATACTTGAGAGTTTAGAAATATCACATTTAAAAGATAGAACTATTTTTGAACTAAGTGGTGGAGAGCAAAAGATTGTTGCAATAGCTTCTATTCTTAGTACAGAGCCTAAAATACTTCTTTTAGATGAACCTACAAATGCTTTAGATGTAAATGCAGAAAAAAGGATTGTAGATATTTTAAATGGTATAAAAAAATCTATGATTATAGTGTCTCATCATAAAACTTTTATAGATAAATTAGCTCCTACAGTTTATACTTTAAACTCTACTGGATTAGAATTAAATTAA
- a CDS encoding trimeric intracellular cation channel family protein, which yields MDIILFIEYIGIASAALSGFLFGVKKGCDWLGLFIAAFLTALGGGIIRDLLVGRDIYSFTHYMPVLIVIIVLFISRFLKVYKRYGELEKKFIFIFADAIDFICFSIVGAMIAIEFGFNIFGVAFVAFFNGVGGGILRDILLNEVPWFMRTGLYGTISFGVGITYYILHLVGLNTIFYIITLLALGILIRMIAYYKGWQLPPLKD from the coding sequence ATGGACATAATATTATTTATTGAATATATAGGAATTGCATCAGCTGCACTTAGTGGCTTTTTATTTGGTGTAAAAAAAGGTTGTGATTGGCTTGGATTATTTATAGCAGCTTTTTTAACAGCACTAGGTGGCGGAATAATAAGAGATCTACTTGTTGGTAGAGATATCTACTCTTTTACTCACTATATGCCCGTACTTATTGTAATTATCGTTTTATTTATCTCTAGATTTTTAAAAGTTTATAAAAGATATGGAGAATTAGAAAAAAAGTTCATTTTTATATTTGCAGATGCTATTGATTTTATTTGCTTTTCTATTGTTGGAGCCATGATAGCTATCGAATTTGGTTTTAATATCTTTGGAGTTGCATTTGTTGCATTTTTCAATGGAGTAGGAGGCGGTATTTTAAGAGATATCCTTCTAAATGAAGTACCATGGTTTATGAGAACAGGACTATATGGAACCATCAGTTTTGGTGTTGGTATAACATATTATATCTTACATCTTGTAGGATTAAATACAATTTTTTATATCATAACATTATTAGCCCTTGGAATTTTAATAAGAATGATAGCATACTATAAAGGATGGCAACTACCACCATTGAAGGATTAG
- the cbiM gene encoding cobalt transporter CbiM — protein sequence MHISDGILSAEVATTLAVVGGAMCLYSLKEIKNENIALSAAMSALFFIASFIHIPLGPTQIHLILVGVIGLFLGRVSFLPISIALVLQATMLGYGGVTSLGANIVIMALPAYLVYLLYHTKIAHKLNEKIRFFLVGFLGVFFATVILALVLLFAKDEYLIASYAVVLANIPAMILEGIITLFLLLYIKKAMPNLLNEIKV from the coding sequence ATGCATATATCAGATGGAATTTTAAGTGCTGAGGTAGCAACTACCTTAGCAGTAGTTGGTGGGGCTATGTGTTTATACTCACTAAAAGAGATAAAAAATGAAAATATTGCTTTAAGTGCAGCTATGAGTGCTCTTTTTTTTATAGCATCATTTATACATATACCTTTAGGGCCTACACAAATTCATTTAATTTTAGTAGGTGTTATAGGATTATTTTTAGGAAGAGTTAGTTTTCTTCCAATTTCAATTGCTTTAGTATTACAAGCTACTATGTTAGGTTATGGTGGAGTTACATCATTGGGTGCAAACATAGTCATAATGGCTTTACCTGCATATTTAGTATATTTACTTTATCATACAAAAATCGCACATAAATTAAATGAAAAAATAAGATTTTTCTTAGTTGGATTCTTGGGAGTGTTTTTTGCCACAGTTATTCTTGCTTTAGTACTTCTTTTTGCAAAAGATGAGTATTTAATAGCTTCATATGCTGTTGTTTTAGCAAATATACCAGCTATGATTTTAGAGGGTATAATTACGCTATTTTTATTGCTATATATTAAAAAAGCAATGCCTAATTTATTAAATGAGATTAAAGTATGA
- a CDS encoding DUF4198 domain-containing protein, with amino-acid sequence MRNFLVFLAFAVAANAHFLTMIPTTDNVKSKSEANIKIESMFIHPFEQTGMKMVKPEGIFLNDKKNALSLKQIKRFDNLAWETSYKIRRPGVYKFFTVPKPYFEPSEGKFISHVPKIIVSAYGLEDGWDEPIGLKYEIVPLTKPFGLYAGNIFTGKVLHNSKPASNVEVEVELYNEFGLNAPTDAHITQVVKTDENGNFSFVMNHKGWWGFAALIEEGEKVNDGKKYPIENGALLWIKAY; translated from the coding sequence ATGAGAAATTTTTTAGTTTTTTTAGCATTTGCAGTTGCTGCTAATGCACATTTTTTGACGATGATACCAACAACGGATAATGTTAAGAGTAAAAGTGAAGCTAATATAAAAATAGAGTCTATGTTTATTCATCCTTTTGAACAAACAGGGATGAAAATGGTAAAGCCAGAGGGTATTTTTTTAAATGATAAAAAAAATGCATTAAGTTTAAAACAAATCAAAAGATTTGATAATTTAGCTTGGGAAACATCATATAAAATTAGAAGACCAGGGGTTTACAAGTTTTTTACTGTTCCAAAACCATATTTTGAACCAAGTGAGGGTAAGTTTATTTCTCATGTACCAAAAATAATAGTTAGTGCTTATGGTCTTGAAGATGGATGGGATGAGCCAATAGGTTTAAAATATGAGATTGTTCCTTTGACAAAGCCTTTTGGTTTATATGCAGGTAATATTTTTACAGGAAAAGTTTTACACAATTCAAAACCAGCTTCAAATGTAGAGGTTGAAGTAGAATTATATAATGAGTTTGGTTTAAACGCACCAACAGATGCTCATATTACACAAGTTGTTAAAACAGATGAAAATGGTAATTTTTCTTTTGTGATGAACCATAAAGGTTGGTGGGGATTTGCTGCACTTATAGAAGAGGGTGAAAAAGTTAATGATGGTAAAAAGTATCCAATAGAAAACGGTGCTTTACTTTGGATAAAAGCTTATTAG
- a CDS encoding DUF2971 domain-containing protein produces the protein MNNVIYHYCNIDSFKAIIQNKTLWLSSIYNLNDYKEIHWIKDKVSNRIKELTTKHNFKKYELFEEMYLIQHPLVYVASFSQGQDLLSQWRAYANDGKGIAIGFNSEYFDYTNNIKISKVLYSEEEQNRQIEEILDSIENFDNSIIKTDFDCFKKICQETITKINNLAAKSKSELFKEEQEVRVIHNPIITNDRKNSRYNFENSISNMKFRTCHDNIIPYFELKFDKNKDDISPIVEIIKGPKNRAIDKEIRMFMSINGFHDMKIKKSNASYR, from the coding sequence ATGAATAACGTTATTTATCACTATTGTAATATTGATTCATTTAAAGCGATTATTCAAAATAAAACTTTATGGCTTAGTTCCATATATAATTTAAACGATTATAAAGAGATACATTGGATAAAAGATAAAGTATCAAATAGAATAAAAGAGCTTACAACAAAGCACAACTTTAAAAAGTATGAGCTTTTTGAAGAGATGTATTTAATACAACATCCTTTAGTTTATGTAGCATCTTTTTCTCAAGGTCAAGATTTATTAAGCCAATGGCGAGCTTATGCAAATGATGGCAAAGGCATTGCTATTGGCTTTAATTCAGAATATTTTGATTATACAAACAATATAAAAATTTCAAAGGTTTTATATAGTGAAGAAGAACAAAATAGACAAATTGAAGAGATATTAGACTCTATTGAGAATTTTGATAACTCTATAATTAAAACAGATTTTGATTGCTTTAAAAAAATATGTCAAGAAACAATTACAAAAATCAATAATCTTGCTGCAAAATCAAAAAGTGAACTTTTTAAAGAAGAACAAGAAGTAAGAGTAATTCATAATCCAATAATTACAAATGACAGAAAAAATTCTCGTTATAACTTTGAAAATAGTATTTCAAATATGAAATTTAGAACTTGTCATGATAATATAATTCCCTATTTTGAACTAAAATTTGATAAAAATAAAGACGATATTTCACCAATTGTTGAGATAATTAAAGGACCTAAAAATAGAGCAATTGACAAAGAGATAAGAATGTTTATGTCAATTAATGGTTTTCATGATATGAAAATTAAAAAATCAAATGCTTCATATAGATAG
- a CDS encoding YciI family protein — protein MQYLIIAYDNDNSLDKRLEAREAHVEGAKKLMAEGKIIEAGALIEEDQMVGSTLFVDFENDDELNEWLESEPYVTNNVWNMDEFQIVPVKLLPKD, from the coding sequence ATGCAATACCTAATAATTGCTTATGATAATGATAATTCACTAGATAAAAGACTAGAAGCAAGAGAGGCACATGTAGAGGGTGCAAAAAAATTAATGGCTGAAGGTAAGATTATTGAAGCTGGAGCATTAATAGAAGAAGATCAAATGGTAGGCTCAACACTTTTTGTTGATTTTGAAAATGATGATGAATTAAATGAATGGTTAGAGAGTGAACCATATGTTACAAATAATGTATGGAACATGGACGAATTCCAAATCGTTCCTGTGAAGCTACTTCCTAAAGATTAA
- a CDS encoding response regulator transcription factor: MYDKIQELLENKNILIVEDEESLLNIMVESIQDYATNVYTAKNGLEGLNCFETNSIDLIISDIHMAKMNGLKMCSEIRKIDSYVPIIFLTAYDTDENMLEAIQLKSKSVLKKPFDKKQLLVSMILAISSFKEEFKFFDLKNGFKYNFEAKELLYDDETINLTKKEQRLLELLIKHHEHTVPFSLIENFVWKDSGATADAIRMFINKLRKKTYTELIQNIQGIGYKLTLK, from the coding sequence ATGTATGATAAAATTCAAGAATTACTTGAAAATAAAAATATTTTAATAGTTGAAGATGAAGAGAGTTTATTAAATATTATGGTTGAATCCATACAAGATTATGCTACAAATGTATACACAGCAAAAAATGGTCTGGAGGGATTAAATTGTTTTGAAACCAACTCTATTGATTTAATAATTTCAGATATTCACATGGCAAAAATGAATGGATTGAAAATGTGTAGTGAAATAAGAAAGATAGATTCATATGTACCAATTATTTTTTTAACTGCTTATGATACAGATGAAAATATGCTTGAAGCAATACAATTAAAAAGTAAAAGTGTTTTAAAAAAACCATTTGATAAAAAACAGTTACTTGTATCTATGATATTAGCAATTTCTTCATTTAAAGAAGAGTTTAAATTTTTTGATTTGAAAAATGGTTTTAAATATAATTTTGAAGCAAAAGAACTTTTATATGATGATGAAACAATCAATCTTACTAAAAAAGAGCAAAGACTTTTAGAACTACTTATCAAACACCATGAACATACTGTTCCTTTTTCTCTTATTGAAAACTTTGTATGGAAAGATAGTGGTGCTACTGCTGATGCTATAAGAATGTTTATTAATAAGCTACGAAAAAAGACCTATACAGAACTAATTCAAAATATTCAAGGTATTGGATATAAACTCACTTTAAAATAA
- a CDS encoding arylamine N-acetyltransferase family protein, with translation MEIGKILKRIGIDDEPSSLNPNLENLKKLQESYILNVPYENLDFIFKKEFSVNILKIYEKIVCNNRGGICYESNTLFVYLLKYLGYDAKMIFAKVEDTSYIGANYPHLALLVTIDNKDYLVDVANGRNVRVPLALDEDTIVESEDIQYQIQPCANGEYALMYNYKSKGWQIRYQFSTKKKSITDFSSVFENKKNYEQFSSYAPLLVTKALKDGRITLTNDMITYKENSDKRVWGISLENRAEVLRDYFNIQL, from the coding sequence ATGGAAATAGGAAAAATACTAAAAAGAATTGGTATTGATGATGAGCCTTCATCTTTAAATCCTAATCTTGAAAATTTAAAAAAACTACAAGAGTCTTACATATTAAATGTGCCATATGAAAACCTTGATTTTATTTTTAAAAAAGAGTTTTCAGTAAATATATTAAAAATCTATGAAAAAATAGTGTGCAATAACAGAGGTGGCATTTGTTATGAATCAAATACTTTATTTGTATATTTATTGAAATATTTAGGTTATGATGCAAAGATGATATTTGCAAAAGTTGAAGATACAAGCTATATAGGAGCAAATTATCCACATTTGGCTTTACTTGTGACAATTGATAACAAAGACTATTTAGTTGATGTTGCAAATGGAAGAAATGTAAGAGTTCCTTTAGCACTTGATGAAGATACAATAGTTGAAAGTGAAGATATACAATATCAAATTCAACCTTGTGCAAATGGTGAGTATGCTTTGATGTATAATTATAAATCTAAAGGTTGGCAAATAAGATATCAATTCTCAACTAAGAAAAAGAGTATTACAGATTTTTCTTCTGTATTTGAAAATAAAAAAAATTATGAACAGTTTTCAAGTTATGCACCACTTTTAGTAACAAAAGCATTAAAAGATGGAAGAATAACATTAACAAATGATATGATAACATATAAAGAAAATAGTGATAAAAGAGTTTGGGGAATAAGTTTAGAAAACAGAGCTGAGGTTTTAAGGGACTATTTTAATATTCAACTATAA
- a CDS encoding molybdopterin-dependent oxidoreductase has translation MKRRDFLKCSSILGAATTVKANSFGWADLTNFDDRKTVLSSNRFGMFEAVIQSGEVIETKAFKGDYFPSPMIKSVADRLQNQTRVEYPMVRKSFLKAKGPSNNNLRGKEEFVRVSWDVALDLAAKHMRETFDKHGPESIYGECYWWGGSGRVSWGRTVSRRMMRILGGFVTESGDYSTGAGLVIMPHVLGGSSVYDTPTKWKSIIENAKNVVVWGCDPLITNQITWSTPLHRCFKDYEKLQAAVFSGKIKAFSVDPRKNDTQKFLDAEHIAVKPNTDVALMIGMAHYLYTKKLYDEKFIKKYTVGFNKFKKYLLGKEDGQAKDINWASEICGVDAKTIAKFAKTLAKERTVLLCGRALQRQDHGEQAHWMCTVLAAMLGHMGLPGGGIEFSLAYNSSGATDKLAPTITGISQSIPEKYNNKYPNAPWLKHHDVVIPSSRSIEAIQRPGENLDQNGKKIKLPHIRLMYNASGSPLTRHHDVNNMLEQWKKVDTVITAEPYWTSTAKMSDIVFPVATELERIDIDQTGGTKEYIIARKAHIKPAGESQSDFWICRELCKRWGYEEVFTEEKTELEWVKYIYEDAVQKAKAMNMKMPSFDKFWEKGYVRFQEDDESTQNYTRYTEFRDNPYKHRLGTPSGKIEIYSPVIAKFNYDDCKGHPTWMEPIEWLGDKKQTKKYPMHIISPHSKYRLHSQLNNTFIRGLYEISGREPVLINPKEAKKRGLKTGDIARVFNDRGEILAGVYVTDAVIDEVATLCEGAWYSPENLGDKTLCQHGNVNVLTIDKGTSKLAQSNIAHTALVEIEKYKGSLKPINAFTKPKILQNL, from the coding sequence ATGAAACGTAGGGATTTTTTAAAATGTAGTTCAATTCTTGGTGCAGCAACGACTGTAAAAGCAAATAGTTTTGGTTGGGCAGACCTAACTAACTTTGATGATAGAAAAACAGTACTAAGTTCAAATAGATTTGGTATGTTTGAAGCAGTAATACAAAGTGGAGAAGTTATAGAAACTAAAGCTTTTAAAGGTGATTATTTTCCAAGTCCAATGATAAAATCAGTTGCAGATAGATTGCAAAATCAAACACGTGTTGAATACCCAATGGTTAGAAAGTCATTTTTAAAAGCAAAAGGACCATCAAATAATAACCTAAGAGGGAAAGAAGAGTTTGTAAGAGTATCTTGGGATGTTGCTCTTGATTTAGCAGCAAAACATATGAGAGAAACATTTGATAAACACGGACCTGAAAGTATTTATGGAGAGTGCTACTGGTGGGGTGGTTCTGGTAGAGTAAGTTGGGGACGAACTGTATCTAGAAGAATGATGAGAATCTTAGGTGGATTTGTAACTGAATCAGGTGATTATTCAACTGGTGCTGGTCTTGTTATTATGCCTCATGTTTTAGGAGGTTCTTCTGTTTATGATACACCAACTAAATGGAAATCAATAATAGAAAATGCAAAAAATGTTGTAGTTTGGGGTTGCGATCCATTAATTACAAATCAAATAACATGGTCAACTCCACTTCATAGATGCTTTAAAGATTATGAAAAATTACAAGCTGCAGTTTTTAGTGGAAAAATTAAAGCATTTAGTGTAGATCCAAGAAAAAATGATACACAAAAATTCTTAGATGCAGAACACATAGCAGTAAAACCAAATACAGATGTTGCACTAATGATTGGTATGGCACACTATTTATATACAAAAAAACTATATGATGAAAAATTTATCAAAAAATATACTGTTGGTTTTAATAAATTTAAAAAATACCTATTAGGTAAAGAAGATGGTCAAGCAAAAGATATCAACTGGGCTTCTGAAATTTGTGGAGTTGATGCAAAAACTATTGCAAAATTTGCAAAAACATTAGCAAAAGAAAGAACAGTATTATTATGTGGTAGAGCACTTCAAAGACAAGACCATGGGGAACAAGCTCACTGGATGTGCACAGTACTAGCAGCTATGTTAGGACATATGGGATTACCAGGTGGTGGAATTGAGTTCTCACTTGCATATAATTCAAGTGGAGCAACAGATAAACTAGCACCAACAATTACAGGTATTAGCCAATCTATTCCTGAAAAATACAATAACAAATATCCAAATGCACCTTGGTTAAAACATCATGATGTTGTTATTCCATCATCAAGATCAATAGAAGCAATTCAAAGACCAGGAGAAAATTTAGACCAAAATGGTAAAAAAATAAAATTACCACATATTAGACTAATGTATAACGCATCAGGTTCACCACTTACAAGACACCACGATGTAAACAATATGCTAGAACAATGGAAAAAAGTTGACACAGTAATTACAGCTGAGCCTTACTGGACTTCTACTGCTAAAATGTCAGATATAGTATTTCCTGTAGCAACAGAACTTGAAAGAATAGATATAGACCAAACAGGTGGAACAAAAGAGTATATAATTGCAAGAAAAGCTCATATTAAACCAGCAGGTGAGAGTCAAAGTGATTTCTGGATTTGTAGAGAACTTTGTAAAAGATGGGGTTATGAAGAGGTATTTACAGAAGAAAAAACTGAATTAGAATGGGTTAAATATATCTATGAAGATGCTGTTCAAAAAGCAAAAGCTATGAATATGAAAATGCCATCATTTGATAAATTCTGGGAAAAAGGTTATGTAAGATTCCAAGAAGATGATGAATCAACTCAAAACTATACTAGATATACTGAATTTAGAGATAACCCATATAAACATAGACTTGGAACACCATCAGGTAAAATAGAGATATACTCTCCTGTAATTGCAAAATTCAATTATGATGATTGCAAAGGACACCCAACTTGGATGGAACCAATCGAGTGGTTAGGAGATAAAAAACAAACTAAAAAATATCCAATGCATATTATTAGTCCACACTCAAAATATAGATTACACTCTCAATTAAATAATACATTTATTAGAGGTTTATATGAAATTAGTGGAAGAGAGCCTGTTTTAATAAATCCTAAAGAAGCTAAAAAAAGAGGCTTAAAAACAGGTGACATTGCAAGAGTTTTCAATGATAGAGGTGAAATTTTAGCTGGTGTTTATGTAACTGATGCTGTAATAGATGAAGTTGCTACATTATGTGAAGGTGCTTGGTATTCTCCTGAAAATTTAGGAGATAAAACACTTTGTCAACATGGTAATGTAAATGTTCTTACTATTGATAAAGGAACATCAAAATTAGCTCAAAGTAATATTGCACACACTGCATTAGTTGAGATAGAAAAATACAAAGGTAGTTTAAAGCCAATCAACGCTTTTACAAAACCTAAAATTCTTCAAAACTTATAA
- a CDS encoding energy-coupling factor transporter transmembrane component T has translation MIFSPAVSILAALFYSIVVSFSSYELYYLLPTFYILYFYKESIVKIFKTLAYLNVFIIVLALLLVLQKEYDEAINIYIRTNMIILFNLSIFYKSRGYDIVRGFYILKFPSSFVSTSYFTLKMIDNLTNDFKNIKNTLKSRGFEAKTNMFTYNTFGNILGMLFVKSIKKSQKLKDSFEARGFNKQIYLNDKFKTTKKDIVLILLILIVIILKVSL, from the coding sequence ATGATATTCTCCCCTGCTGTTTCTATTTTAGCAGCACTTTTTTATTCTATTGTTGTAAGTTTTTCTTCTTATGAACTTTATTATTTATTGCCAACTTTTTATATTCTATATTTTTATAAAGAATCTATAGTTAAGATTTTCAAAACCTTGGCATATTTAAATGTTTTTATAATTGTATTGGCACTTTTATTAGTTTTGCAAAAAGAGTATGATGAAGCCATAAATATTTATATTAGAACAAATATGATAATTTTATTTAATTTGTCAATATTTTATAAATCAAGGGGATACGATATAGTAAGAGGTTTTTATATTTTGAAATTTCCAAGCAGTTTTGTATCAACTAGTTATTTTACATTAAAAATGATTGATAATTTAACAAATGATTTCAAAAATATTAAGAATACTTTAAAATCAAGAGGTTTTGAAGCAAAGACAAATATGTTTACTTATAATACTTTTGGCAATATTTTAGGTATGCTTTTTGTAAAATCAATAAAAAAATCGCAAAAGTTAAAAGACTCTTTTGAAGCAAGAGGTTTTAATAAACAAATTTATTTAAATGATAAGTTTAAAACAACAAAGAAAGATATTGTTTTAATACTTCTTATATTAATTGTAATAATTTTAAAGGTAAGCTTATGA
- a CDS encoding ATP-binding protein, giving the protein MKHNRVYILISIVFFLLYIFIIFATYNTNKTYLLNNTINTQLKLVHSYKEKFDEKLSALKRIVETMGKKLIKKDRFKDFNSIKEMLTTAMISGDGFKSVYISYPDNFTISGRTDWYYTDDYIAVTRPWYVQAVNKGKTTISKPYVGSAGFEDKLYISIASPIYDKNKNLLAVMSSDLELKSVQKEISKFFPFKKGFAFLMTNDSQVIVQSNKLGIDFEDKKLLKFLETFQNNKKGDKTFKIDNQEYIFTFERLKNSDWLFVSVLQKDEIFKTLNQQLFMNLISSLILFLLGLGTIIFISITQKKLYEKHLLLGHFAKSPTWGILLTDKNGNILFINKVFEKIFNIKSKSLYEKPLSTIKELIKNEKIDKNDCFDDIKKNLFSVKSYNLKRNNKTYRVQMTPLLNNFHKELEGTIITVNDISHEKYLEKKESEHEQILIQNSKMAALGEMVSAISHQWRQPLSTLLMLISNAEEIVEKNSLTKAHNYLLRSRDTIELMNETVNAFRNFYKEEYGKKEFNLIKIIKEVILISFPQMQMNGIELEFDYDKDKDYECTNYPSYIKQVLINLFGNAKDELSFILRQKPLYEAKIKINLYRKKEHFYISVEDNGRGILKENKDKIFKPFFTTKNQGTGTGLYLCDLLVKNRMNGNLYLNSLQNPTKFIIKIGVKDV; this is encoded by the coding sequence ATGAAACATAATAGAGTTTATATTCTTATTTCAATAGTGTTTTTTTTGTTATATATTTTCATAATTTTTGCAACATATAATACAAATAAAACATATTTATTAAATAATACAATAAATACACAACTAAAATTAGTCCATTCATATAAAGAGAAGTTTGATGAGAAACTATCTGCATTAAAAAGAATTGTTGAAACAATGGGAAAAAAACTAATAAAAAAAGATAGATTTAAAGATTTTAATTCCATAAAAGAGATGCTTACAACTGCAATGATTTCGGGGGATGGATTTAAAAGTGTATATATATCTTATCCAGATAACTTCACTATATCAGGAAGAACCGATTGGTATTATACAGATGATTATATTGCAGTAACAAGACCTTGGTATGTTCAAGCAGTAAATAAAGGAAAAACAACAATCTCTAAACCATATGTTGGTTCTGCTGGATTTGAAGATAAACTTTATATAAGTATAGCTTCTCCTATTTATGATAAAAATAAAAACCTTTTAGCTGTAATGTCAAGTGATTTGGAACTAAAATCTGTACAAAAAGAGATTTCAAAATTTTTTCCTTTTAAAAAAGGATTTGCTTTTTTAATGACAAATGATTCTCAAGTAATTGTCCAGTCAAATAAACTTGGAATTGATTTTGAAGATAAAAAATTATTAAAATTTTTAGAAACATTTCAAAATAATAAAAAAGGCGACAAAACTTTTAAAATAGACAATCAAGAGTATATATTTACATTTGAAAGACTTAAAAACAGTGATTGGTTGTTTGTTTCTGTATTACAAAAAGATGAGATATTTAAAACTTTAAATCAGCAACTTTTTATGAACTTGATATCTTCTTTAATACTTTTTCTTTTAGGTTTAGGAACAATAATATTTATATCTATAACACAAAAAAAACTTTATGAAAAACATTTGCTTTTAGGACATTTTGCTAAAAGTCCTACGTGGGGAATACTACTAACAGATAAGAATGGAAATATTTTATTTATAAATAAAGTATTTGAAAAAATATTTAATATAAAAAGCAAAAGCTTATATGAAAAACCACTAAGTACTATAAAAGAGTTAATAAAAAATGAAAAAATAGATAAAAATGACTGTTTTGATGATATCAAAAAAAATCTTTTTTCTGTAAAGTCTTATAATCTAAAAAGAAATAATAAAACGTATAGAGTCCAAATGACTCCTTTATTAAACAATTTTCACAAAGAATTAGAAGGTACTATTATTACAGTAAATGACATAAGCCATGAAAAATACTTAGAAAAAAAAGAGAGTGAACATGAACAAATTCTTATTCAAAATAGTAAAATGGCAGCTTTAGGGGAGATGGTAAGTGCTATTTCACATCAATGGAGACAGCCTTTAAGTACTCTTTTAATGCTAATAAGTAATGCAGAAGAGATTGTAGAAAAAAACTCATTAACTAAAGCTCATAACTACTTATTAAGATCAAGAGATACTATTGAACTTATGAATGAAACTGTAAATGCATTTAGAAACTTCTATAAAGAAGAGTACGGAAAAAAAGAGTTTAATCTAATAAAAATCATAAAAGAAGTTATACTAATAAGTTTTCCACAAATGCAAATGAACGGAATTGAATTAGAGTTTGATTATGATAAAGATAAAGACTATGAGTGTACTAACTATCCATCATACATCAAACAAGTTTTAATTAATCTTTTTGGAAATGCAAAAGATGAACTATCATTTATTTTAAGACAAAAACCACTTTATGAAGCAAAAATAAAAATCAATCTTTATAGAAAAAAAGAGCATTTTTATATAAGTGTAGAAGATAATGGAAGAGGTATTTTAAAAGAGAATAAAGATAAAATATTTAAACCATTTTTTACAACAAAAAACCAAGGAACAGGAACAGGTTTATATTTATGTGATTTATTAGTAAAAAATAGAATGAATGGAAATTTATATTTAAATAGTTTACAAAACCCAACAAAATTTATAATAAAAATTGGAGTTAAAGATGTATGA